GGATACGACTTATGCGACCGCTTAATAGTTTTGGGAGTTAATTCGCGGGGTAACAAGCCCGGGCTTTCAATTTCTATACGGTCGTCATATATGGCAATGCCGATAGAGCACTGGTGAATGTCATAATCCCTATGGCAAAGGGCGTTAATCAGTGCCTCGCGCAATGCCGTTGCAGGAACATCAAGGTGTTCTTCCCTTTTAAACCCCTTGATTTCTCCGCTAAGAGAAAGATGCTTGAAAAAGAACGACATGCCCGCATCAAGCAGTTCAAAGAAATTGCCATGAGCCTGCTGGTTGTCGATAAAGTAATTTTTGTCCGTTCCTCTAAAACGAGCCATTCGAATTTCATAATCATACGAAAATCTCTTAGAAAAAAGAAACACAGCGGCGTTCCGCAAATTGTCGCCATCCAACAGGTTCCATTTTTTCAATATTACTTTAATTGACTCATTGAGTGACCCCACCGGAATTCGTTTTTCTTCGACTCCGAGACGGACTACGCCACGAATTGTGCTGACATCAAGGTCTTTTATAGAATACCCCTCAGCCACCCTCATTTCCCACGAATATTTGTGCGGCATGTTGATCCGAATTCTAGCATCAAACATATCCCTAGGCATTGCTTTAGTGACACTTTCCAGTCTATAGTATGGTCTTCCATGAAATGTGTACGGGTCATTCCCATAGACCCACGGATTGAACCTCAGTACGATTACTTGATGGTTGTCCTTGTCGGGAATGTCTACATATTCAATAACAGGGGTGACCGCAGGTTCTATTCCCGCTAACGCTTGCGCGATATCGCGACGGGTAGATTCAGAAACGATTTGCCCAACAATACTCAAGGAAGGCGTGACACCGAAAACGAGAACGCCGCCATCGGAATTCAGGAAGGCGCATGCCGTATGCATGCCTTCTCGAAGTTCGCCGGTAGATTTTTTCAGTTCAATATTCTTCGTTTCATCTT
This genomic window from Fibrobacter sp. UWP2 contains:
- a CDS encoding ATP-binding protein; its protein translation is MTLEELKKLISKDETKNIELKKSTGELREGMHTACAFLNSDGGVLVFGVTPSLSIVGQIVSESTRRDIAQALAGIEPAVTPVIEYVDIPDKDNHQVIVLRFNPWVYGNDPYTFHGRPYYRLESVTKAMPRDMFDARIRINMPHKYSWEMRVAEGYSIKDLDVSTIRGVVRLGVEEKRIPVGSLNESIKVILKKWNLLDGDNLRNAAVFLFSKRFSYDYEIRMARFRGTDKNYFIDNQQAHGNFFELLDAGMSFFFKHLSLSGEIKGFKREEHLDVPATALREALINALCHRDYDIHQCSIGIAIYDDRIEIESPGLLPRELTPKTIKRSHKSYPRNEIVATVLYQITYLEKWGSGIKRIMDACKAENSPQPFWSEEGGYTVVTFPMNKLNGRIVTPNEPQNVTQNVTQNVTQNDIPRAEKVEQVVVENSMISKDDLAKRFNVSSKTILRDLKKLGYAWEGASKNGRWVKKEPTSTNW